One genomic region from Armatimonadota bacterium encodes:
- a CDS encoding isocitrate/isopropylmalate family dehydrogenase, which yields MEIAVLTGDQTGQELLEEALRVLDPRVTGLDLQFVRFDLSLATRRATRNRTVYEAGEALRRLRYGLKAATITPEGAEDVGSPNAILREVMGAHVILRTGRPIPGVRPLTAAVRPIAVVRMAVGDAYGAREWRETRDGDEVAYRTTAISRSLCRAVAEFAFRHAARTGARVFGGPKYTVSPIYEGLLKEEMDAAARRHPEVPYEPQLIDAVYALLLQATGEALVIPALNRDGDTLSDLVLQMFGSIAGAESLVLALGADYAPEVVLAEAPHGTAPRLFGRNIANPMAMILAGAALLGYLPLPGAGRVAAAVQEAVFGAVRDGIRTVDLGGVATTTEFTDEVIRRVARPARGGPGGAPGE from the coding sequence ATGGAGATCGCCGTCCTCACCGGGGATCAGACCGGCCAGGAGCTGCTTGAGGAGGCCCTGCGTGTCCTGGACCCCCGGGTGACGGGTCTGGACCTGCAGTTCGTCCGCTTCGACCTGAGCCTGGCCACCCGTCGGGCCACGCGCAACCGGACGGTCTACGAGGCGGGAGAGGCCCTGCGCCGCCTGCGCTACGGCCTCAAGGCCGCCACCATCACCCCCGAGGGTGCGGAAGATGTGGGCAGCCCCAACGCCATTCTGCGGGAAGTCATGGGGGCCCACGTGATCCTGCGGACGGGCCGGCCCATTCCCGGGGTGCGCCCGCTCACGGCCGCCGTCCGACCCATCGCCGTGGTCCGCATGGCCGTGGGCGACGCCTACGGCGCCCGGGAGTGGCGGGAGACCCGGGACGGCGATGAGGTCGCCTACCGGACCACGGCCATCAGCCGCAGCCTCTGCCGGGCGGTGGCCGAGTTCGCCTTCCGCCACGCCGCCCGGACGGGGGCGCGGGTCTTCGGCGGGCCGAAGTACACGGTCAGCCCCATCTACGAGGGGCTCCTCAAGGAGGAGATGGACGCCGCCGCCCGCCGCCACCCGGAGGTGCCCTACGAGCCGCAGCTGATCGACGCGGTCTACGCCCTGCTGCTGCAGGCCACAGGCGAGGCGCTCGTCATCCCCGCCCTCAACCGCGACGGGGACACGCTGAGCGACCTGGTCCTGCAGATGTTCGGCTCGATCGCGGGAGCGGAGTCGCTGGTCCTGGCGCTGGGAGCGGACTACGCGCCCGAGGTCGTCCTGGCCGAAGCCCCGCACGGCACGGCGCCGCGCCTGTTCGGCCGCAACATCGCCAACCCCATGGCCATGATCCTGGCCGGGGCCGCACTCCTCGGCTACCTGCCGCTGCCGGGGGCGGGGCGGGTCGCCGCAGCGGTGCAGGAGGCGGTCTTCGGCGCCGTCCGTGACGGGATCCGGACGGTGGACCTCGGCGGGGTCGCCACCACCACCGAGTTCACCGACGAGGTGATCCGCCGCGTCGCACGGCCTGCGCGAGGCGGTCCCGGAGGAGCGCCGGGAGAATGA
- the glnA gene encoding type I glutamate--ammonia ligase, producing the protein MGVAVTRERQTKAPEATPEAVVAMAREQGVQIVDLRFTDLFGQWQHFSLPVRELTVDIFSEGVGFDGSSIRGFQHIHESDLNLVPDPATARIDPLAATRTLLLICDVYDPVTRGPYSRDPRYIARKAEAHLVRSGVATTAYWGPEAEFFVFDDVRFSESANSAFYAVDSDEGIWNSGRDDRPNLAHRPRHKEGYFPVPPVDSLQEWRSELVLKMEEMGVEVEVHHHEVASAGQCEIDMRFAPLVEMGDRLMLYKYLVKMFARLRGKTATFMPKPIFGDNGSGMHTHQSLWKDGTNLFYDPQGYANLSETALFYIGGLLRHTPALMAFCAPTTNSYRRLVPGFEAPVNMVYSKRNRSAAIRIPVYSASPRAVRVEYRPPDPTANPYLAFAAMLMAGLDGIRNRIHPGEPMDVDLYELDGEGPAIPQVPGSLDQALRALEEDHAFLLEGGVFTPDVIETWIATKRRRDVDYVRLRPHPAEFYLYYDA; encoded by the coding sequence ATGGGCGTGGCGGTGACCCGCGAGCGCCAGACCAAGGCTCCCGAGGCCACCCCGGAAGCGGTGGTGGCCATGGCGCGGGAGCAGGGGGTGCAGATCGTCGACCTGCGCTTCACCGATCTCTTCGGGCAGTGGCAGCATTTCTCGCTGCCGGTGCGCGAACTCACCGTCGACATCTTCAGCGAGGGCGTCGGGTTCGACGGCAGCAGCATCCGAGGTTTCCAGCACATCCACGAGAGCGACCTCAACCTGGTCCCCGACCCGGCGACGGCCCGCATCGATCCGCTGGCGGCGACCCGCACCCTCCTGCTCATCTGCGACGTCTACGACCCGGTCACCCGGGGTCCCTACTCGCGCGACCCGCGCTACATCGCCCGCAAAGCGGAAGCGCACCTGGTACGCTCCGGGGTCGCCACCACCGCCTACTGGGGCCCGGAGGCCGAGTTCTTCGTCTTCGATGACGTCCGCTTCAGCGAGAGCGCGAACAGCGCCTTCTACGCCGTCGACAGCGACGAGGGCATCTGGAACAGCGGGCGCGACGACCGCCCCAACCTGGCCCACCGCCCGCGCCACAAGGAGGGGTACTTCCCCGTCCCGCCCGTGGACAGCCTGCAGGAGTGGCGCAGCGAGCTCGTCCTGAAGATGGAGGAGATGGGCGTGGAGGTGGAGGTGCACCACCACGAGGTCGCCTCCGCCGGCCAGTGCGAGATCGACATGCGCTTCGCCCCGCTGGTGGAGATGGGCGACCGGCTGATGCTCTACAAGTACCTGGTGAAGATGTTCGCCCGCCTGCGCGGCAAGACCGCCACCTTCATGCCGAAGCCCATCTTCGGCGACAACGGCTCGGGCATGCACACGCACCAGAGCCTCTGGAAGGACGGCACCAACCTCTTCTACGACCCCCAGGGCTACGCCAACCTGTCCGAGACGGCGCTGTTCTACATCGGCGGCCTCCTCCGGCACACCCCGGCGTTGATGGCGTTCTGCGCCCCCACCACCAATTCATATCGGCGGCTGGTGCCCGGGTTTGAGGCCCCCGTGAACATGGTCTACTCGAAGCGCAACCGCAGCGCGGCCATCCGCATCCCCGTCTACTCGGCCAGCCCCCGGGCCGTGCGCGTGGAGTACCGGCCGCCCGACCCCACGGCCAACCCCTACCTGGCGTTCGCCGCGATGCTCATGGCCGGGCTGGACGGCATCCGGAACCGCATCCACCCCGGGGAGCCGATGGACGTGGACCTCTACGAGCTGGACGGCGAGGGTCCGGCTATCCCGCAGGTGCCCGGGTCGCTCGACCAGGCGCTGCGGGCGCTGGAGGAGGACCACGCCTTCCTGCTGGAGGGCGGGGTCTTCACCCCGGACGTCATCGAGACCTGGATCGCCACGAAGCGGCGGCGGGACGTCGACTACGTGCGCCTGCGGCCGCACCCGGCGGAGTTCTACCTGTACTACGACGCGTAG
- a CDS encoding GNAT family N-acetyltransferase — MAELQRVIEEAPTYAQLVTGVPPGPADAQSTFTILPEGKTYEDKFVFGIYRGSEMVGCADLIRGYPDAATAYLGLLLVSEKHQDQGIGRLAFHLLEESVRGWRTCDRIRTAVVWTNDRVIPFLKGLGFEPTGEIKPYRYGSVASESILFEKSLDLRLPNTGLERAGG, encoded by the coding sequence ATGGCAGAGCTCCAGCGCGTCATCGAAGAGGCGCCCACGTACGCTCAGCTCGTGACAGGTGTCCCGCCGGGACCCGCGGACGCTCAGAGCACGTTCACCATTCTGCCTGAAGGCAAGACCTACGAGGACAAGTTCGTCTTCGGCATCTACCGCGGGAGCGAAATGGTCGGTTGTGCAGACTTGATCCGCGGCTATCCTGACGCGGCGACGGCTTACCTCGGGCTCCTGCTCGTCTCGGAGAAGCATCAGGACCAGGGAATCGGCCGTCTAGCCTTCCATCTGCTCGAGGAATCCGTCCGAGGCTGGAGGACCTGTGACCGAATTCGCACAGCCGTGGTATGGACCAACGATCGCGTCATCCCCTTCTTGAAGGGGCTCGGGTTCGAGCCTACCGGGGAGATCAAACCCTACCGCTACGGGTCGGTTGCATCCGAGAGCATTCTCTTCGAGAAGTCCTTGGATCTCCGGCTGCCTAACACGGGGCTGGAGCGAGCCGGCGGATGA
- a CDS encoding VOC family protein: MKPRITVLTIGVADLERSVRFYRDGLGLPTEGIIGKEFEYGAVAFFRLEGGLTLAVWPRQSLSRDTGLPVDAVSSTEFSLGHNVRSKAEVDAVMKEAQAAGATIVKKAQDTFWGGYSGYFKDPDGHLWEVAWNPQLLPED; the protein is encoded by the coding sequence GTGAAGCCGCGTATCACGGTTCTCACAATCGGGGTCGCAGACTTGGAGCGGTCGGTCCGGTTCTATCGGGATGGCCTGGGGCTCCCTACCGAAGGCATCATCGGCAAAGAGTTCGAGTATGGTGCGGTCGCCTTCTTCAGACTCGAAGGTGGACTGACACTGGCGGTGTGGCCGCGCCAAAGCCTCTCACGTGATACGGGGCTTCCTGTGGATGCGGTGAGTTCGACCGAGTTCAGCCTCGGTCACAACGTAAGGTCCAAGGCCGAGGTTGACGCAGTTATGAAGGAGGCTCAGGCGGCGGGAGCGACGATCGTGAAGAAGGCTCAAGACACTTTCTGGGGCGGGTACTCCGGGTACTTCAAAGACCCGGATGGTCATCTCTGGGAGGTCGCTTGGAATCCACAACTATTACCCGAAGACTGA
- a CDS encoding SRPBCC family protein, whose translation MKITVEIFVKADLSRVWDAWNNPEDIKQWNAAQDDWYTTRSSVDLREGGRFLSRMEAKDGSKGFDFEGTYTRVVLHRIIEYRMSDGREGTVAFVGQPGGVFVQQTFDAETENSPELQRTGWQAILNNFRRYVEAKK comes from the coding sequence ATGAAGATCACCGTTGAGATCTTCGTAAAGGCCGACCTGAGCAGGGTCTGGGATGCCTGGAACAACCCGGAGGACATCAAGCAGTGGAATGCCGCCCAGGACGACTGGTATACGACCCGGAGCTCCGTCGATTTGCGCGAAGGCGGACGGTTCCTGTCGCGCATGGAAGCCAAGGACGGCAGTAAGGGATTCGACTTCGAGGGCACATATACCCGTGTCGTGCTCCATAGGATCATCGAATACCGGATGAGTGACGGGCGCGAAGGCACGGTCGCGTTCGTCGGGCAACCCGGGGGCGTTTTCGTGCAGCAGACGTTCGATGCGGAGACCGAGAACTCGCCTGAGCTCCAGCGAACGGGTTGGCAGGCCATCCTGAACAACTTCAGGCGGTACGTGGAGGCGAAGAAGTGA
- a CDS encoding AAA family ATPase — MLVVALGLGAGASTAQEQGIASENGHCNRGGSPAGQARERAVVPVDLPATATPLVGREAELATIAAALQRADIRLLTLTGAPGIGKTRLAVEAARSAAAAFAHGAVFVDLAQVTDPARVSWSVAQRLGIRPRAKLSAVEALIRALRERHLLLLLDNFEHVVEAAPEVAALLAAAPQLKVLVTSREPLRLMWEHQIAVPPLQVPDLRNLPDPAALSAVPAVALFIARGRAVDYAFAVTPENARAVAEICVRLDGLPLALELAAGQVKAVSPEAIRERLDHRLTLLQRAARDLPARHRTLRAAVGWSYSRLTPSQQALFRRLAVFIGDFALDAGGSRVRGLRGGCALRARRPGG; from the coding sequence TTGCTCGTCGTTGCCCTTGGTCTGGGCGCGGGCGCCTCGACCGCGCAGGAGCAAGGGATCGCCAGCGAGAACGGACACTGCAACCGGGGCGGCAGCCCAGCGGGGCAGGCCAGGGAGAGGGCCGTCGTGCCAGTGGATTTACCGGCCACCGCCACTCCGCTTGTCGGGCGAGAGGCGGAACTCGCCACCATCGCGGCGGCGTTGCAGCGGGCCGACATCCGGTTACTCACGCTCACCGGGGCCCCGGGGATCGGGAAGACCCGCCTGGCCGTGGAGGCAGCCCGCTCCGCGGCCGCAGCGTTTGCCCACGGCGCGGTCTTCGTGGATCTCGCTCAGGTCACGGATCCGGCGCGGGTCAGTTGGTCCGTCGCGCAGAGGCTGGGAATTCGCCCGCGCGCCAAGCTGTCCGCGGTGGAGGCCCTGATCCGGGCCCTGCGCGAGCGGCACCTCCTCTTGCTGCTGGACAATTTCGAGCACGTCGTGGAGGCGGCTCCCGAGGTGGCCGCCCTGCTGGCGGCGGCGCCGCAGCTGAAGGTTCTGGTGACGAGCCGAGAACCCCTCCGCCTCATGTGGGAGCATCAGATCGCCGTCCCGCCCCTGCAGGTTCCCGACCTGCGTAACCTGCCGGACCCCGCGGCACTGTCTGCGGTTCCCGCGGTCGCCCTGTTCATCGCCCGCGGCCGGGCCGTCGACTACGCCTTTGCCGTGACCCCCGAAAACGCGCGCGCCGTCGCCGAGATCTGTGTCCGCCTGGACGGTCTCCCGCTGGCGCTGGAGCTGGCGGCGGGGCAGGTCAAGGCGGTTTCCCCGGAAGCGATCCGCGAGCGCCTGGACCACCGGCTGACGCTGTTGCAGCGGGCGGCGCGCGACCTGCCGGCCCGCCACCGGACGCTGCGGGCGGCGGTGGGCTGGAGCTACTCACGTCTGACACCATCCCAGCAGGCGCTCTTTCGCCGTCTGGCGGTCTTCATCGGTGACTTCGCCCTTGATGCCGGCGGAAGCCGTGTGCGCGGACTTCGAGGAGGATGTGCTCTCAGGGCTCGCCGCCCTGGTGGATAA
- a CDS encoding LuxR C-terminal-related transcriptional regulator has product MLSGLAALVDKSLLRRETEPGATPRFRMLETIREFALEQLVASGDVEQAQRRHTEFYLALVEGAEPALTGREQACVIHRLDRDYPNLRAALDRVRAEGGDSAPLLRFVAALWRFWNVRGYWMEGHHWTAVALPLVKAAPPSLRLRVLHGAAVLAWRVRDYTAAASLAREAVALAGQLEDHQTAAHCLRTLALIARDRQEMGRARELAAQSLALFESLSDSQGIATALRLVGLVAIEGHDFRSAREPFERSLALSRELGDDRGAAWSTYGVAATALAEGDLVQAAALGGATWRAFEALGERDGMAQALVHLGRVALVRGDHDGARQFHEEALRMRRELGDPGMIASSLGELAVVWQDAGADDRAMVYNRESLELFQQVGDRLGLARCLEGLALLAADHGQVERAARLFGAADALLDRIGITRWPGWFPSVPRPERLARARSGAEDQLGSEAFHRAVAAGTGLSLSVAVAEALGVEMPLPPPSRMPRPVDPLTPREREVAALIALGLPNREIARRLFISENTAATHVQHILGKLDFASRAQVAAWAVERSLKPSS; this is encoded by the coding sequence GTGCTCTCAGGGCTCGCCGCCCTGGTGGATAAGAGCCTGCTGCGGCGGGAGACGGAACCCGGGGCGACTCCGCGCTTCAGGATGCTGGAAACCATCCGGGAGTTCGCCCTGGAGCAACTGGTCGCCAGCGGCGACGTGGAGCAGGCACAGCGCCGCCACACCGAGTTCTACCTGGCCCTGGTCGAGGGCGCCGAACCTGCGCTGACCGGCCGGGAGCAGGCCTGCGTCATACACCGGTTGGATCGCGACTACCCCAACCTCCGCGCCGCTCTGGACAGAGTGCGCGCGGAGGGGGGAGACTCCGCGCCGCTGCTGCGGTTCGTCGCCGCACTGTGGCGCTTCTGGAACGTCCGCGGATACTGGATGGAGGGCCATCATTGGACCGCGGTGGCGCTCCCCCTGGTCAAGGCGGCACCTCCTTCCCTCCGCCTGAGGGTCCTGCACGGCGCGGCCGTGCTCGCCTGGCGTGTGCGCGACTACACCGCGGCAGCCTCCCTGGCCAGGGAGGCTGTTGCTCTCGCCGGGCAATTGGAGGACCATCAGACCGCGGCGCACTGCCTGCGTACGCTTGCCCTGATCGCCCGGGACCGGCAGGAGATGGGGCGGGCCCGGGAACTGGCTGCGCAGAGCCTGGCGCTCTTTGAGTCCCTGTCGGACTCGCAGGGGATTGCCACAGCGCTGCGGCTGGTGGGCCTTGTGGCCATCGAGGGGCATGACTTCCGCAGCGCGCGGGAGCCGTTTGAACGCAGCCTCGCGCTCTCCCGGGAACTCGGCGACGACCGCGGCGCAGCCTGGTCCACGTACGGCGTGGCCGCCACCGCACTGGCGGAGGGCGACCTGGTCCAGGCCGCGGCCCTGGGTGGAGCCACCTGGCGCGCGTTTGAGGCGCTCGGAGAGCGGGACGGTATGGCCCAGGCCCTTGTGCACCTGGGGCGCGTGGCGCTGGTGCGCGGCGATCATGACGGAGCACGGCAGTTTCATGAGGAAGCCCTGCGGATGCGGCGGGAGCTCGGCGATCCCGGGATGATCGCATCCTCCCTTGGGGAACTCGCCGTCGTCTGGCAGGACGCAGGTGCTGACGACCGGGCGATGGTCTACAACCGGGAATCTTTGGAGCTGTTCCAGCAGGTCGGGGACCGGCTGGGGCTGGCCCGCTGCCTGGAAGGACTGGCCCTGCTGGCCGCGGACCACGGGCAGGTGGAACGGGCGGCCAGACTGTTCGGTGCCGCCGACGCGCTGCTGGACCGGATCGGTATCACCCGGTGGCCGGGCTGGTTCCCCTCCGTGCCGCGGCCCGAGCGCCTGGCACGCGCGCGTTCCGGCGCCGAGGACCAGTTGGGCTCCGAAGCCTTCCACCGTGCGGTCGCTGCGGGGACGGGGCTCTCCCTGAGCGTGGCGGTGGCCGAGGCCCTGGGCGTGGAGATGCCTTTGCCCCCGCCGAGCCGGATGCCGCGCCCGGTGGATCCTCTGACGCCGCGGGAGAGGGAGGTCGCCGCGTTGATCGCCCTGGGGCTTCCCAACCGGGAGATCGCCCGCCGGCTGTTCATCAGCGAGAACACGGCCGCCACCCACGTGCAGCACATTCTGGGCAAACTGGACTTCGCCTCGCGCGCGCAGGTCGCCGCCTGGGCTGTGGAGCGGAGCCTGAAACCTTCCTCCTGA
- a CDS encoding DUF4242 domain-containing protein: MADCDFPGMTPEQLRGTEERARRACAPGAGGTAVRYLRAIWVPGDWRVMYLFEAPDAAAVEAVCRAAQIPFLRVVEAVDVSRGDAGRGSP, translated from the coding sequence ATGGCCGACTGCGATTTCCCCGGGATGACGCCGGAGCAACTGAGGGGGACCGAGGAGCGCGCCCGCCGGGCATGCGCGCCGGGTGCGGGGGGAACGGCCGTCCGCTACCTGCGGGCGATCTGGGTGCCGGGCGACTGGCGCGTGATGTACCTGTTCGAGGCCCCCGACGCTGCGGCCGTGGAAGCCGTCTGCCGGGCGGCGCAGATCCCGTTCCTGCGGGTCGTTGAGGCGGTCGACGTTTCCCGCGGTGATGCCGGGAGGGGTTCACCGTAG
- a CDS encoding dihydrodipicolinate synthase family protein, translating to MFDRTKLRGVVVPAVTPFEEDGCTVSEAGVRQLVDFLVEQGVHGIFVAGTTGEAAALDDLQWRRLVQAASNALRGRVPLLAGVIAPTTALAAARARQASDLGADVVVATTPYYYLPTRTELVAHFRAIVQATPLPVLLYNIPQNTKVPITLAACRELADLEQVVGLKDSAGNVTEFRQAVLALRAGGRDFRMFLGTDHLTDVAVLVGAQGTVPSLGNVAGRELVAAFEAAEAGDWARSAHHQERVAALARIYDVRGEVHQTGIIVGLKCALTLLGVAAGPPAPPALPPSSEEVRRVEAILREGGLLR from the coding sequence ATGTTCGACCGGACGAAGCTGCGCGGCGTCGTCGTCCCTGCGGTCACCCCCTTCGAGGAGGACGGGTGCACCGTGAGCGAAGCGGGCGTGCGCCAGCTGGTCGACTTCCTCGTGGAGCAGGGCGTCCACGGGATCTTCGTGGCCGGCACCACCGGGGAGGCGGCCGCCCTGGACGACCTGCAGTGGCGTCGCCTGGTGCAGGCCGCCAGCAACGCCCTGCGTGGTCGGGTTCCGCTTCTCGCGGGTGTCATCGCCCCCACCACGGCCCTGGCCGCGGCGCGGGCCCGCCAGGCATCCGACCTGGGTGCAGACGTGGTGGTGGCCACTACGCCCTACTACTACCTGCCCACGCGGACCGAGCTGGTGGCCCACTTCCGGGCAATTGTCCAAGCCACGCCGCTGCCGGTCCTGCTCTACAACATCCCCCAGAACACCAAGGTGCCCATCACCCTGGCGGCCTGCCGGGAGCTGGCCGACCTGGAGCAGGTCGTGGGCCTGAAGGACTCCGCGGGCAACGTCACCGAGTTCCGCCAGGCCGTCCTGGCGCTGCGTGCCGGGGGGCGCGACTTCCGCATGTTTCTGGGCACCGACCACCTGACGGATGTGGCGGTGCTGGTGGGGGCGCAGGGCACGGTGCCCTCCCTGGGCAATGTGGCCGGGCGGGAACTGGTGGCGGCCTTCGAGGCGGCAGAAGCCGGCGACTGGGCGCGCAGCGCCCACCACCAGGAGCGGGTGGCCGCCCTGGCCCGCATCTACGACGTGCGGGGGGAGGTTCACCAGACGGGCATCATCGTCGGGCTGAAGTGCGCGCTGACCCTGCTGGGGGTCGCCGCGGGCCCGCCGGCACCGCCCGCGCTGCCGCCAAGCAGCGAAGAGGTCCGGCGGGTGGAAGCGATCCTGCGGGAGGGCGGACTGCTCCGTTGA
- a CDS encoding tripartite tricarboxylate transporter permease, with protein sequence MAELILESLTALADPGVILVILLAALYGLFIGAIPGLTVTMAVALFVPFAIFLDPIPALAAIITLQALGIFAGDIPAALVRMPGTPASAAYVSDSYALSQQGQARLVLGVDVVASALGGLMGSVALIAGASALAEFALTFSSYEIFWLALLGLSTTAFIATASPLKGLVSVTLGLLLSTVGIDITLGFPRFTYGVPFLLGGISFIPAMIGLFGVSEILRTVLKGEMHLAYARLERGPSFLPALRTVWRHRINAVRGGLVGLISGVLPGAGADIGAWLAYGVAKRFSREPRKFGRGSMEAIVEAGVANNSDLAAEWIPTLVFGIPGDAFTAVVLGILMMKGMRPGPAILHNYADVLVAVYITFILANLLMVPLGFLAIRASSLLVRLPRNVLVPAILMMCVVGAYAINNNLSDVGLMLAMGVLGFILEALEFPVAPIVLGLVLGPLLEQNFMISLIKSEGHLALFFSRPVSAVLGVLTVAVWLLPPATLAWRLLRRRRSAPQPVAEG encoded by the coding sequence ATGGCTGAGCTCATCCTCGAGAGCCTGACCGCCCTGGCCGACCCGGGCGTCATCCTGGTCATCCTGCTCGCGGCGCTCTACGGGCTGTTCATCGGCGCGATCCCGGGGCTGACCGTCACCATGGCCGTGGCCCTCTTCGTCCCCTTCGCCATCTTCCTGGACCCGATCCCGGCCCTGGCGGCGATCATCACCCTGCAGGCGCTGGGGATCTTCGCCGGCGACATCCCGGCGGCGCTGGTGCGCATGCCGGGGACGCCGGCCTCCGCCGCCTACGTCAGCGACTCCTACGCCCTCAGCCAGCAGGGCCAGGCCCGCCTGGTCCTGGGCGTGGATGTGGTGGCCTCGGCGCTCGGGGGCCTGATGGGATCCGTCGCCCTCATCGCCGGGGCATCGGCGCTGGCGGAGTTCGCCCTCACCTTCAGCAGCTACGAGATCTTCTGGCTGGCCCTGCTGGGGTTGAGCACCACCGCCTTCATCGCCACCGCCTCCCCGCTGAAGGGCCTGGTCTCCGTCACCCTCGGCCTGCTCCTCTCCACGGTGGGCATCGACATCACCCTGGGATTCCCCCGGTTCACCTATGGCGTGCCCTTCCTGCTGGGCGGGATCAGCTTCATTCCCGCCATGATCGGCCTCTTCGGGGTGAGCGAGATCCTGCGCACGGTCCTCAAGGGGGAGATGCACCTGGCCTACGCCCGGCTGGAGCGGGGGCCGTCCTTCCTGCCGGCCCTGCGCACAGTCTGGCGCCACCGGATCAACGCCGTGCGGGGCGGGCTGGTCGGGCTGATCTCTGGGGTGCTGCCGGGTGCGGGCGCGGACATCGGCGCCTGGCTGGCCTACGGGGTGGCCAAGCGCTTCTCCAGGGAGCCGAGGAAATTCGGCCGGGGATCGATGGAAGCCATCGTCGAAGCGGGGGTGGCCAACAACTCCGACCTAGCCGCCGAGTGGATCCCCACCCTGGTCTTCGGCATCCCCGGCGACGCCTTCACCGCCGTCGTCCTGGGGATCCTCATGATGAAGGGGATGCGGCCCGGCCCGGCCATCCTGCACAACTACGCCGACGTCCTGGTGGCCGTCTACATCACCTTCATCCTGGCCAACCTGCTCATGGTCCCCCTGGGGTTCCTGGCCATTCGCGCCAGCAGCCTGCTGGTGCGCCTGCCGCGCAACGTGCTGGTCCCGGCCATCCTGATGATGTGCGTGGTGGGGGCCTACGCCATCAATAACAACCTCTCCGACGTGGGCCTGATGCTGGCCATGGGCGTCCTGGGCTTCATCCTGGAGGCGTTAGAGTTTCCCGTAGCGCCCATCGTCCTGGGCTTGGTGCTCGGCCCGCTGCTGGAGCAGAACTTCATGATCAGCCTGATCAAGAGCGAGGGCCACCTCGCCCTCTTCTTCAGCCGACCCGTGAGCGCGGTCCTGGGCGTGCTCACCGTGGCGGTCTGGCTCCTGCCGCCGGCCACGCTGGCCTGGCGGCTGCTGCGGCGTCGCAGGTCCGCCCCACAGCCCGTTGCCGAGGGGTAA
- a CDS encoding tripartite tricarboxylate transporter TctB family protein codes for MGAWDAVAGVLLALLGSYVFLAARTFPHLPGGYPGPGLFPQLLGGLLALSGAGLLAHGALTGTLRRRIPLLGASRKEQVRALLVVLAVILYILLVDRLGFVLLAFLILAGLMLGLGVPARWSVGLGVALTVLFYLLFGRLLHVPLPGGLVP; via the coding sequence ATGGGAGCCTGGGACGCCGTAGCAGGTGTGCTGCTGGCGCTCCTGGGCTCCTATGTGTTCCTCGCTGCGCGGACGTTTCCCCACCTGCCGGGAGGGTATCCCGGGCCGGGCCTGTTCCCCCAACTGCTGGGGGGCCTCCTGGCGCTCTCCGGAGCGGGACTGCTGGCTCACGGTGCGCTGACGGGCACGCTGCGGCGGCGGATACCGCTGTTGGGGGCTTCGCGGAAGGAGCAGGTTCGCGCGCTCCTGGTGGTCCTGGCGGTCATCCTGTACATCCTGCTGGTGGACCGCCTGGGCTTCGTCCTCCTCGCCTTCCTGATCCTGGCGGGATTGATGCTCGGACTGGGGGTCCCGGCCCGCTGGAGTGTCGGCCTGGGGGTCGCGCTGACGGTCCTCTTCTACCTCCTGTTCGGAAGACTCCTGCACGTGCCGCTGCCGGGCGGGCTGGTCCCCTGA